A stretch of the Sphingosinithalassobacter tenebrarum genome encodes the following:
- the queC gene encoding 7-cyano-7-deazaguanine synthase QueC — MTKAGSTAVVLLSGGLDSMVSAARAREDGHRLLALSIDYNQRHQVELAAARRIAHSLGAERHVVLPIDLRAFGGSALTDAIDVPKTGVGADIPVTYVPARNTIFLSLALGWAEASGARDIYIGVNALDYSGYPDCRPEFIEGFERLAELATKAGVEGESFRIQAPLQHMTKAQIAAESARLGLDAGLSWSCYDPAPGGLHCGTCDSCRLRAKGFAEAGIPDPTVYAEHA, encoded by the coding sequence ATGACCAAGGCCGGTTCCACTGCTGTTGTCCTCCTTTCGGGCGGGCTCGATTCTATGGTGTCCGCCGCGCGCGCGCGCGAGGACGGGCACCGCCTGCTCGCATTGTCGATCGACTATAATCAGCGCCATCAGGTGGAACTGGCGGCGGCGCGCCGGATCGCGCATTCGCTGGGTGCCGAGCGGCACGTGGTGCTACCGATCGATCTGCGCGCATTTGGCGGATCGGCGCTGACCGACGCAATCGATGTTCCCAAAACCGGTGTCGGCGCAGACATTCCGGTGACCTATGTTCCCGCGCGCAACACTATCTTCCTCAGCCTCGCCCTCGGCTGGGCCGAAGCTTCGGGCGCGCGCGACATTTATATCGGCGTCAACGCGCTCGATTATTCGGGCTATCCCGATTGTCGTCCCGAATTCATCGAAGGGTTCGAGCGGCTCGCCGAACTGGCGACCAAGGCGGGCGTCGAGGGCGAGAGCTTCCGCATCCAGGCGCCGCTCCAGCACATGACCAAGGCGCAGATCGCGGCCGAATCGGCGCGGCTGGGGCTCGACGCGGGGTTGAGCTGGTCGTGCTATGATCCCGCGCCCGGCGGCTTGCACTGCGGGACATGCGACAGCTGTCGCCTGCGCGCCAAGGGGTTTGCCGAGGCCGGCATCCCGGACCCAACCGTCTACGCCGAGCATGCCTGA
- the queE gene encoding 7-carboxy-7-deazaguanine synthase, whose translation MSYAVKEMFLTLQGEGANAGARAVFVRFAGCNLWSGREADRASAICRFCDTDFVGIDGDGGGRFADADALAAAVAGHWGDGKDARFVVLTGGEPMLQVDDALVDALHDLGFRIAIESNGTIAAHPGIDWVCISPKAGSEVIQRSGNELKLVWPQAGIDPDALEQWDFGLRLVQPMDSADAQANIAAAVAFAMARPRWRLTLQTHKMLGLR comes from the coding sequence ATGAGCTACGCCGTCAAGGAAATGTTCCTTACGCTCCAGGGCGAGGGCGCCAATGCCGGCGCGCGGGCGGTGTTCGTGCGCTTTGCCGGCTGCAACCTCTGGTCGGGGCGCGAGGCGGACCGGGCGAGTGCGATCTGCCGGTTCTGCGATACTGATTTCGTCGGCATCGATGGCGATGGCGGCGGCCGCTTTGCCGATGCCGATGCGCTGGCAGCGGCGGTCGCGGGGCATTGGGGCGACGGCAAAGATGCGCGGTTCGTGGTGCTCACCGGCGGGGAGCCGATGCTGCAGGTCGACGACGCGCTGGTCGATGCGCTGCATGATCTGGGCTTTCGCATCGCGATCGAAAGCAATGGCACGATTGCCGCCCACCCCGGCATCGATTGGGTCTGTATCAGTCCCAAGGCCGGCAGCGAGGTGATCCAGCGCTCGGGTAATGAGTTGAAACTTGTCTGGCCGCAGGCGGGGATTGATCCCGACGCTCTCGAACAATGGGATTTCGGGCTGCGCCTGGTCCAGCCGATGGACAGTGCCGATGCGCAGGCGAATATCGCGGCCGCCGTCGCATTCGCGATGGCGCGGCCGCGCTGGCGACTGACGCTTCAGACGCACAAGATGCTCGGGCTGCGCTGA
- the lipB gene encoding lipoyl(octanoyl) transferase LipB, with the protein MEAVIQDIEWRVSADPIPYETALAEMEARAAAVVRGEARELIWLLEHPPVYTAGTSADPAELVDPRFPVVKSGRGGRYTYHGPGQRIGYLVLDLRKRQRDVRAFIHSVEDWVIAALDRMDIHAFSVPDRIGIWTRDGGEEAKIGAIGVRIRQWVTLHGFAVNLDPNLADFGGIIPCGIAEFPVTSAAELKKNHATEELDSALFATFLPFLDALDRPREKTTLEGPLRTD; encoded by the coding sequence ATGGAAGCAGTTATTCAGGACATCGAGTGGCGGGTATCGGCCGATCCGATCCCTTACGAAACGGCACTGGCCGAAATGGAGGCCCGGGCCGCCGCAGTGGTGCGCGGTGAAGCGCGCGAACTGATCTGGCTGCTCGAACATCCGCCGGTCTACACCGCCGGAACCAGCGCCGACCCGGCAGAACTGGTCGATCCGCGCTTCCCGGTGGTCAAGAGTGGGCGCGGCGGGCGCTATACCTATCACGGCCCCGGCCAGCGCATCGGCTATCTTGTGCTCGACCTGCGCAAGCGTCAACGCGATGTCCGCGCCTTTATCCATTCGGTAGAGGACTGGGTGATCGCTGCACTGGATCGGATGGACATCCACGCCTTTTCGGTGCCCGACAGAATCGGTATCTGGACGCGAGACGGAGGCGAGGAAGCCAAGATCGGCGCGATCGGCGTACGCATCCGGCAATGGGTGACTCTGCACGGGTTCGCAGTCAACCTCGACCCCAATCTTGCCGATTTCGGCGGGATCATTCCCTGCGGAATCGCCGAATTCCCGGTCACCAGCGCCGCCGAACTTAAAAAAAATCACGCGACCGAAGAGCTGGATTCCGCCCTTTTTGCCACATTTTTGCCATTTTTGGACGCGCTTGACCGCCCCCGCGAAAAAACGACTCTTGAGGGCCCGCTGCGAACCGATTAA
- a CDS encoding glycerophosphoryl diester phosphodiesterase membrane domain-containing protein gives MVKMSAVWDRTAEFLSDNLPLLLPVALIAFFVPASIEGSLPNGAEVGNTGLALFLSLMNLAFAVLSLWGSLAIVGMAASPEDMSGAGALARKRLLPALLIWIVLFVVLVLLLLPVPIALLLNGYDVAAIARGEDVTLTGAMGWPIAIYWILLAGLAVWAAARLLLISPLIVVEGRLFDAIPRSVALTRGFTWRIIGVLLLFALVTIVSMLAAQTVFGSIFRLVAGDESGPITLAGVLTSVTVAAVQTGFSVIAPAFSTKLYVALTSAAAHESQPE, from the coding sequence ATGGTCAAGATGAGCGCCGTCTGGGATCGCACGGCGGAATTTCTGAGTGACAATCTGCCCCTGCTTCTGCCGGTGGCGCTGATTGCGTTTTTCGTGCCGGCGTCGATCGAGGGCAGCCTGCCCAACGGCGCGGAGGTGGGCAATACCGGTCTGGCACTGTTCCTCTCGCTGATGAATCTGGCCTTTGCGGTGCTGTCGCTTTGGGGGTCGCTGGCGATTGTCGGCATGGCGGCGTCGCCGGAGGATATGTCGGGCGCCGGCGCGCTGGCGCGAAAACGGCTGCTTCCCGCGCTGCTCATCTGGATCGTGCTGTTCGTGGTTCTTGTGCTGCTATTGCTGCCGGTTCCGATCGCGCTGCTGCTCAATGGATATGACGTCGCGGCGATTGCCCGCGGCGAGGACGTAACGCTGACCGGCGCGATGGGCTGGCCGATCGCCATCTACTGGATCCTGCTTGCCGGACTGGCGGTATGGGCAGCGGCGCGGCTGCTTCTCATTTCGCCCCTCATTGTGGTCGAGGGGCGTCTGTTCGATGCCATTCCGCGGTCGGTCGCGCTGACGCGCGGCTTTACCTGGCGAATTATCGGGGTGCTTCTGTTGTTCGCGCTCGTCACGATCGTATCGATGCTGGCGGCCCAGACCGTATTCGGATCGATCTTCCGGCTGGTCGCGGGGGACGAGTCCGGTCCGATCACGCTTGCCGGCGTGCTGACGTCGGTGACGGTGGCTGCCGTGCAGACCGGATTTTCGGTGATCGCGCCTGCCTTTTCAACCAAGCTTTATGTCGCCCTGACATCGGCCGCCGCGCACGAATCGCAGCCCGAGTGA
- a CDS encoding GNAT family N-acetyltransferase has product MALTPVPDDHLATVVTTLEMTERPRPAPMPTSPLQLIRWQRPDSEKYRTLFRRVGSPWLWFSRLVMEEARLRAILDDDAVEVHAVIDRDRIEIGMLELDFREAGQCELSFVGLVPEWTGKGQGRWLMHHALALGWRTDIERLWLHTCTLDHPGALGFYRRSGFTAYKRTLETFADPRLIGALPRDAAPQIPCFDSAKRR; this is encoded by the coding sequence ATGGCGCTGACGCCGGTTCCCGACGACCATCTCGCGACGGTCGTGACCACGCTGGAGATGACCGAGCGTCCGCGCCCGGCTCCGATGCCGACCTCACCGCTTCAGCTGATCCGCTGGCAGCGGCCCGACAGCGAGAAATATCGCACGCTGTTCCGCAGGGTCGGGTCCCCCTGGCTCTGGTTTTCGCGGCTGGTGATGGAAGAAGCGCGGCTGCGCGCGATCCTCGATGACGACGCTGTCGAGGTTCATGCCGTGATCGACCGCGATCGTATCGAGATAGGCATGCTCGAACTCGATTTCCGCGAAGCCGGGCAGTGCGAGCTTTCCTTCGTCGGACTGGTGCCCGAATGGACCGGCAAGGGCCAGGGGCGCTGGCTGATGCACCATGCGCTCGCACTCGGCTGGCGGACCGATATCGAACGGCTCTGGCTGCATACCTGCACCCTTGATCATCCGGGTGCGCTGGGCTTTTATCGGCGTTCGGGCTTCACAGCCTATAAACGTACGTTGGAAACCTTCGCCGATCCCCGGCTGATCGGCGCCCTGCCGCGCGACGCGGCCCCTCAGATTCCCTGTTTCGATTCGGCGAAACGGCGATAG
- the hemF gene encoding oxygen-dependent coproporphyrinogen oxidase, which translates to MLLDDQKTTARSWFESLRDRICAEFEAIEREAGSDATFDYLPWNRTDPSGEAGGGGVRGLMKGKVFEKVGVNVSTVHGQLEGDFAKTIHGADSDPSFFATGISLVAHMTNPHVPAVHMNTRHLVTTKSWFGGGADLNPPLPYDEDTAEFHAELKAACDRHDPEHYPRFKQWADEYFYIPHRKTHRGVGGIFYDHLEGDWGANFAFTQDVGRAFLDVFPRIVRRRMEMDFTEADRARQLEWRGRYAEFNLVYDRGTLFGLKTGGNIDAILMSLPPLATWS; encoded by the coding sequence ATGCTGCTCGACGACCAAAAGACCACTGCCCGCTCCTGGTTCGAATCGCTGCGCGACCGGATCTGCGCCGAATTCGAAGCGATCGAGCGCGAAGCGGGCTCCGACGCAACGTTCGACTATCTGCCCTGGAACCGCACCGATCCTTCGGGCGAGGCCGGCGGCGGCGGTGTTCGCGGGCTGATGAAAGGCAAGGTGTTCGAAAAGGTCGGCGTCAATGTCTCGACCGTTCACGGCCAGCTCGAAGGCGATTTCGCCAAGACCATCCACGGCGCCGACAGCGATCCAAGCTTCTTCGCCACCGGAATCAGCCTGGTCGCGCACATGACCAATCCGCACGTCCCGGCGGTGCACATGAACACGCGCCACCTGGTGACGACGAAAAGCTGGTTCGGTGGCGGCGCCGATCTGAACCCGCCGCTGCCCTATGACGAAGATACCGCCGAGTTCCACGCCGAACTGAAGGCAGCGTGCGACCGGCACGATCCCGAACACTATCCGCGCTTCAAGCAATGGGCCGACGAGTATTTCTACATCCCTCATCGCAAGACGCATCGTGGCGTGGGCGGCATCTTCTACGATCACCTCGAGGGCGACTGGGGCGCGAATTTCGCCTTTACCCAGGATGTCGGCCGCGCCTTTCTCGACGTGTTTCCGCGCATCGTTCGCCGACGCATGGAAATGGATTTCACCGAAGCCGATCGCGCGCGTCAGCTCGAATGGCGCGGGCGCTATGCCGAATTCAATCTGGTCTATGATCGCGGGACATTGTTCGGGCTGAAGACCGGCGGCAATATCGACGCGATCCTGATGAGCCTGCCGCCGCTCGCGACCTGGTCCTGA
- a CDS encoding tRNA (cytidine(34)-2'-O)-methyltransferase, which produces MRVALYQPEIAGNVGTILRTAACFAAGVDLIEPMGFPWGDRALARAGMDYVDTVSVRRHADWDAFLETVDGRIVLFTTRGAVSLPKTRFESDDILLFGSESAGVPDSVQGCAALRVRIPMQAETRSLNLAVSAGIALAEALRQTDGWPAG; this is translated from the coding sequence ATGCGAGTAGCACTCTACCAGCCCGAAATCGCCGGAAATGTCGGCACGATCCTGCGCACCGCCGCCTGTTTCGCAGCGGGGGTCGATCTGATCGAGCCGATGGGATTCCCCTGGGGCGACCGGGCTCTAGCGCGTGCGGGCATGGACTATGTCGATACGGTTTCGGTTCGGCGGCATGCCGATTGGGACGCGTTTCTCGAAACGGTGGATGGCCGAATCGTTCTGTTCACTACGCGCGGCGCTGTCTCCCTGCCGAAAACGCGATTCGAATCCGACGACATATTGTTGTTCGGGTCCGAATCGGCAGGCGTTCCCGACAGCGTTCAGGGATGCGCGGCATTGCGCGTTCGCATTCCGATGCAGGCGGAGACGCGCTCGCTCAACCTCGCCGTTTCGGCCGGAATCGCGCTTGCCGAAGCATTGCGCCAGACCGATGGCTGGCCCGCCGGCTAG